Proteins from a genomic interval of Mycolicibacterium grossiae:
- a CDS encoding DUF349 domain-containing protein translates to MTTSESGGAPKPTPRPGPRPTPRPAPRPGPVAAAVPAPVSTADPHRFGRVDPDGTVWLISGAGERQIGSWQAGDTEAAYAHFGRRYDDLQTEVALMERRLASGNGDARKIKSAAATLAEGLPTAAVLGDVDALAARLTAIIDSADASATEERQRRDEHRATQTARKEALAAEAEEIAASSTQWKAAGDRLREILDEWRTITGLDRKTDDALWKRYSAAREGFNRRRGSHFAELDRERAGVKQAKEALCERAEALVGSTDWGATSAAFRDLLVQWKAAGRTAKDVDDALWKRFKAAQDTFFAARNAAHAERDAEFEQNATAKEALLAEAERIDVSDVDAARAALRAIGDKWDAIGKTPRERGAELERRLRVVEKKIRDAASTGWTDPEAQARADQFRVRAEQFERQAEKAEAAGRSKDAEAARASAAQWREWAEAAVEALGKKR, encoded by the coding sequence ATGACGACGAGCGAGTCAGGCGGAGCACCCAAGCCCACCCCCCGGCCCGGACCGCGACCAACGCCGCGACCCGCGCCGCGCCCCGGCCCCGTCGCCGCCGCGGTGCCCGCACCCGTCTCGACGGCCGATCCGCACCGGTTCGGCCGCGTCGATCCGGACGGCACGGTGTGGTTGATCAGCGGTGCCGGCGAGCGGCAGATCGGGTCGTGGCAGGCCGGCGACACCGAAGCCGCCTACGCGCACTTCGGGCGCCGCTACGACGATCTGCAGACCGAGGTGGCGCTGATGGAGCGCCGGCTGGCCTCCGGCAACGGCGACGCCCGCAAGATCAAGTCGGCGGCCGCCACGCTGGCCGAGGGGCTGCCGACCGCCGCGGTGCTCGGCGACGTCGACGCGCTGGCCGCGCGGCTGACCGCGATCATCGACTCCGCCGACGCCAGCGCGACCGAGGAGCGGCAGCGCCGCGACGAGCACCGCGCCACTCAGACCGCCCGTAAGGAGGCGCTCGCCGCGGAGGCCGAGGAGATCGCGGCGTCGTCCACGCAATGGAAGGCGGCGGGCGACCGGCTGCGCGAGATCCTCGACGAGTGGCGCACCATCACCGGGTTGGACCGCAAGACCGACGACGCCCTGTGGAAGCGCTACTCGGCCGCGCGGGAGGGGTTCAACCGCCGCCGCGGCTCGCACTTCGCCGAACTCGACCGGGAACGCGCCGGCGTCAAGCAGGCCAAGGAGGCGCTGTGCGAGCGCGCCGAGGCCCTGGTCGGCTCGACCGACTGGGGTGCCACCAGCGCGGCGTTCCGGGACCTGCTGGTGCAGTGGAAGGCGGCCGGGCGCACCGCGAAGGACGTCGACGACGCCCTGTGGAAGCGGTTCAAGGCCGCGCAGGACACCTTCTTCGCCGCCCGCAACGCCGCGCACGCCGAACGCGACGCCGAGTTCGAGCAGAACGCGACGGCCAAGGAGGCGCTGCTCGCCGAGGCCGAGCGCATCGACGTCTCCGACGTGGATGCGGCGCGGGCCGCACTGCGGGCGATCGGCGACAAGTGGGACGCGATCGGCAAGACGCCGCGCGAGCGCGGCGCCGAGCTGGAGCGCCGGCTGCGCGTCGTGGAGAAGAAGATCCGCGACGCCGCGTCGACGGGATGGACCGATCCGGAGGCTCAGGCGCGCGCCGACCAATTCCGGGTGCGGGCCGAGCAGTTCGAGCGGCAGGCCGAGAAGGCCGAGGCCGCGGGCCGCAGCAAGGACGCCGAGGCCGCCCGGGCCAGCGCCGCGCAGTGGCGGGAGTGGGCCGAGGCCGCAGTCGAGGCGCTCGGCAAGAAGCGCTAG
- a CDS encoding DMT family transporter yields MTFDHADVAVVLALGAAFFIAVGDVIHQRSAHEVTDEPVGHLELFTRLLRDGQWWLGSGVSAAGFACQAAALGFGSVLLVQALLVTSLLFALPINARLGGHRVPRVQWLWAALLATAVAVIVTVGNPTEGRSRADLDTWSLVAVVGIPALVACVLAARFASGAASAVLLALVSGALWGLFAVLTKGVVDRLDDGVWALLRTPELYAWAAVAVLGTAWQQSSFRAGALTASLPTMTVTEPVVGSVLGIVVLGETLRPGDAGWVTLGVAFAAMVVATAALARGEAADTQAADGTDAGAR; encoded by the coding sequence ATGACGTTCGACCACGCCGACGTCGCGGTGGTGCTGGCCCTCGGTGCGGCGTTCTTCATCGCCGTCGGCGACGTCATCCACCAGCGGTCGGCGCACGAGGTCACCGACGAGCCGGTCGGCCACCTCGAACTGTTCACCCGGCTGCTGCGCGACGGGCAGTGGTGGCTGGGCAGCGGCGTGTCGGCCGCCGGCTTCGCCTGCCAGGCCGCCGCGCTCGGCTTCGGGTCGGTGCTGCTGGTCCAGGCCCTGCTGGTGACCTCGCTGCTGTTTGCGCTGCCGATCAATGCGCGCCTCGGCGGTCACCGCGTCCCCCGCGTGCAATGGCTCTGGGCGGCGTTGCTCGCGACGGCGGTCGCGGTGATCGTCACGGTCGGCAATCCCACCGAGGGACGCTCGCGCGCCGACCTGGACACCTGGTCGCTCGTCGCCGTCGTCGGCATCCCCGCGCTGGTGGCCTGCGTCCTGGCTGCGCGGTTCGCCTCCGGCGCCGCGAGCGCCGTCCTGCTCGCGCTTGTGTCCGGCGCGCTGTGGGGGTTGTTCGCCGTCCTCACCAAGGGTGTGGTCGACCGCCTCGACGACGGCGTCTGGGCGCTGCTGCGGACACCGGAGCTCTACGCGTGGGCGGCGGTCGCGGTGCTGGGCACCGCGTGGCAGCAGTCGTCGTTCCGCGCGGGTGCGCTCACGGCGTCGCTGCCGACGATGACGGTCACCGAACCGGTCGTCGGGTCGGTCCTGGGCATCGTGGTGCTCGGGGAGACCCTGCGGCCGGGCGACGCGGGCTGGGTGACGCTCGGCGTGGCGTTCGCCGCGATGGTCGTCGCCACCGCGGCGCTGGCGCGCGGCGAGGCGGCCGACACCCAAGCCGCCGACGGCACGGACGCGGGCGCGCGCTGA
- a CDS encoding class III extradiol ring-cleavage dioxygenase family protein, translated as MLSAIAVIPSAPVVVPDLAGGAAAELAELRTAVLRAAAGLPARWVAVGVAAETATVAPDAVGTFAGYGVDVRVSLAPDAAGDPVWLPLAALVTGWVRGAARPEARAQVRVFARETDGDAAVAAGRTLRAELATDPDEIGVLVVADGAHTLTPTAPGGYDPASAAVQDDLDRALARGDAAALARTGGAVVGRVAHQVLAGLLHDHPTPLRELYRDAPYGVGYFVGLSSDVGG; from the coding sequence GTGCTCAGCGCCATCGCCGTCATCCCCTCGGCTCCGGTCGTGGTGCCCGACCTCGCCGGCGGTGCGGCCGCCGAACTGGCCGAGCTGCGGACCGCCGTGCTGCGGGCGGCCGCCGGACTGCCCGCGCGCTGGGTGGCCGTCGGCGTCGCCGCGGAGACGGCCACCGTCGCACCCGACGCCGTCGGCACGTTCGCCGGGTACGGCGTCGACGTGCGCGTGAGCCTGGCGCCCGACGCCGCCGGGGATCCGGTGTGGCTGCCGCTGGCCGCGCTCGTCACCGGCTGGGTGCGCGGCGCCGCGCGGCCCGAGGCCCGCGCGCAGGTCCGGGTGTTCGCCCGCGAGACCGACGGCGACGCGGCGGTGGCGGCGGGCCGCACGCTGCGCGCCGAGCTGGCCACCGACCCGGATGAGATCGGCGTCCTCGTCGTCGCCGACGGCGCGCACACGCTGACGCCGACCGCGCCCGGCGGATACGACCCGGCCTCGGCCGCCGTGCAGGACGACCTCGACCGCGCCCTCGCGCGCGGCGACGCCGCGGCCCTGGCCCGGACCGGCGGCGCCGTCGTCGGACGGGTCGCCCACCAGGTACTCGCGGGGCTGCTCCACGATCACCCGACACCGTTGCGCGAGCTGTACCGCGATGCGCCCTACGGCGTCGGCTACTTCGTGGGTCTGTCGTCGGACGTGGGCGGGTGA
- the miaA gene encoding tRNA (adenosine(37)-N6)-dimethylallyltransferase MiaA, translated as MTRPVAVVGPTGTGKSALGLALAERFGGEIVNADAMQLYRGMDIGTAKLTVAERRGVPHHQLDVLDVTETASVARYQEAAAADVEAIAARGRVPVIVGGSMLYVQSLLDAWAFPATDPEVRARWEARLAEVGVAALHAELARVDPHAAATILPTDGRRVVRALEVVELTGRPFAASAPRIGTPRWDAVIVGIDWETAHLDERLSQRTDLMFATGLVEEVRALLERGLPRGGTASRALGYAQVLDALDAGGGAQLIAEARERTFVGTRRYVRRQRSWFRRDHRILWLDGAADDHLEAVTGAWRRRTPESP; from the coding sequence GTGACGCGGCCCGTCGCGGTGGTCGGGCCCACCGGCACCGGCAAGTCGGCGCTCGGACTGGCGCTGGCCGAGCGGTTCGGCGGCGAGATCGTCAACGCCGACGCCATGCAGCTCTACCGCGGCATGGACATCGGCACCGCCAAGCTGACCGTCGCCGAGCGGCGCGGCGTCCCGCACCACCAGCTCGACGTCCTCGACGTCACCGAGACGGCGTCGGTGGCGCGCTACCAGGAGGCCGCCGCCGCCGACGTCGAGGCGATCGCCGCGCGGGGCCGGGTCCCGGTGATCGTCGGCGGCTCCATGCTCTACGTGCAGTCGCTGCTGGACGCCTGGGCGTTCCCGGCGACCGACCCCGAGGTCCGTGCGCGCTGGGAGGCGCGGCTCGCCGAGGTCGGCGTCGCGGCGCTGCACGCCGAGCTCGCCCGCGTCGACCCCCATGCCGCCGCGACGATCCTGCCCACCGACGGCCGACGCGTGGTGCGGGCGCTCGAGGTGGTCGAGCTGACCGGTCGACCGTTCGCGGCCAGTGCGCCGCGCATCGGCACCCCGCGGTGGGACGCGGTGATCGTCGGAATCGACTGGGAGACGGCGCATCTCGACGAGCGCCTCTCGCAGCGCACCGACCTCATGTTCGCCACCGGACTCGTCGAGGAGGTCCGCGCGCTGCTCGAGCGCGGCCTGCCGCGGGGTGGCACCGCGTCGCGCGCGCTGGGCTACGCGCAGGTGCTCGACGCCCTCGACGCGGGCGGCGGAGCGCAGCTGATCGCCGAGGCGCGCGAGCGGACCTTCGTCGGGACCCGCCGCTACGTGCGGCGGCAGCGGTCGTGGTTCCGCCGCGACCACCGCATCCTCTGGCTCGACGGCGCCGCCGACGACCACCTCGAGGCGGTCACGGGGGCGTGGCGGCGCCGCACGCCGGAGTCACCCTGA
- the dapF gene encoding diaminopimelate epimerase, whose product MRFAKGHGTQNDFVVLPDVDARLALPAEAVAALCDRRRGLGADGVLRVTTAGAARDAGVFDRLPEGLAPDDWYMDYRNADGSLAQMCGNGVRVFTHYLRASGLETRDEFVVGSLAGPRPVTVHACDAASADVTVDMGKANVTGTGTAVVGGRRFAGLAVDVGNPHLACVEAGLTRADLAALDVAAPVSFDAAAFPDGVNVEVLTAPRDGAVWMRVHERGVGETRSCGTGTVAAAVAALAGSGVDTGTLAVRVPGGEVTVTITDATSYLRGPSVLVAEGNLAEEWWRDHQR is encoded by the coding sequence GTGAGGTTCGCCAAGGGGCACGGCACGCAGAACGACTTCGTCGTGCTGCCCGACGTCGACGCCCGCCTGGCGCTGCCGGCCGAGGCGGTCGCCGCGCTGTGCGACCGCCGCCGCGGCCTCGGCGCCGACGGCGTCCTGCGGGTCACCACGGCGGGCGCCGCGCGCGACGCCGGTGTGTTCGACCGCCTGCCGGAGGGCCTGGCGCCCGACGACTGGTACATGGACTACCGCAACGCCGACGGCTCGCTCGCGCAGATGTGCGGCAACGGCGTGCGGGTGTTCACCCACTACCTGCGGGCCAGTGGCCTCGAGACGCGCGACGAGTTCGTCGTCGGCTCGCTGGCCGGACCCCGACCGGTCACCGTCCACGCCTGCGACGCCGCCTCGGCCGACGTCACCGTCGACATGGGCAAGGCCAACGTCACCGGGACCGGCACGGCGGTGGTCGGCGGGCGCCGCTTCGCGGGCCTCGCCGTGGACGTCGGCAACCCGCACCTCGCCTGCGTCGAGGCCGGCCTGACCCGCGCCGACCTGGCCGCCCTCGACGTCGCCGCGCCGGTCTCCTTCGACGCCGCGGCGTTCCCCGACGGCGTCAACGTGGAGGTGCTGACCGCGCCGCGCGACGGCGCGGTCTGGATGCGGGTGCACGAACGCGGCGTGGGGGAGACCCGGTCGTGCGGCACCGGCACCGTCGCCGCGGCGGTCGCGGCGCTCGCCGGCAGCGGCGTGGACACCGGAACGCTGGCGGTGCGCGTCCCCGGCGGGGAGGTCACCGTGACCATCACCGACGCCACCAGCTACCTGCGCGGCCCGTCGGTCCTGGTGGCCGAGGGCAATCTCGCCGAGGAATGGTGGCGCGACCATCAGCGTTAA
- the hflX gene encoding GTPase HflX, with protein sequence MTHPHFPFDDSPSVGELALSDRSALRRVAGLSTELADVSEVEYRQLRLERVVLVGVWTEGSAADADASLAELAALAETAGSQVLEGLVQRRDKPDPSTYIGSGKAAELREVVLATGADTVICDGELSPAQLNALEKIVKVKVIDRTALILDIFAQHATSREGKAQVSLAQMEYMLPRLRGWGESMSRQAGGRAGGAGGGVGTRGPGETKIETDRRRIRERMAKLRRDIRDMKKVRDTQRSGRRRSDVPSVAIVGYTNAGKSSLLNALTGAGVLVENALFATLEPTTRRGHFDDGRPFVLTDTVGFVRHLPTQLVEAFRSTLEEVVDADLLIHVVDGSDANPLAQINAVRQVVNDVVAEYDVTAPPELVVVNKTDAASGLMLAQLRRALPDALFVSARTGDGLSRLRQRMGELVEATDTGVDVTIPYDRGDLVARVHADGRIDACEHQPEGTRIKARVPAPLAASLREFDTF encoded by the coding sequence ATGACTCATCCCCACTTCCCCTTCGACGACTCCCCGAGCGTCGGCGAACTCGCCCTCTCCGACCGCAGTGCGCTGCGCCGCGTCGCCGGTCTGTCGACCGAACTCGCCGACGTGTCCGAGGTCGAGTACCGGCAGCTACGCCTCGAGCGCGTCGTGCTGGTCGGCGTGTGGACCGAGGGCAGCGCCGCCGATGCGGACGCCAGCCTCGCCGAACTCGCCGCGCTCGCCGAGACGGCCGGTTCCCAGGTCCTCGAGGGCCTCGTCCAGCGCCGCGACAAGCCGGACCCCTCCACCTACATCGGCTCGGGCAAGGCCGCCGAACTGCGCGAGGTCGTGCTCGCCACCGGCGCCGACACCGTCATCTGCGACGGTGAACTAAGCCCCGCCCAGCTGAACGCGCTGGAGAAGATCGTCAAGGTCAAGGTGATCGACCGCACCGCGCTGATCCTCGACATCTTCGCCCAGCACGCCACCAGTCGCGAGGGCAAGGCACAGGTGTCGCTGGCCCAGATGGAGTACATGCTGCCGCGGTTGCGCGGCTGGGGTGAGTCCATGTCCCGCCAAGCCGGCGGGCGCGCGGGCGGCGCCGGCGGCGGCGTCGGTACCCGCGGTCCCGGTGAGACCAAGATCGAGACCGACCGCCGTCGCATCCGCGAGCGGATGGCGAAGCTGCGACGCGACATCCGCGACATGAAGAAGGTCCGCGACACCCAGCGCAGCGGGCGCCGGCGCAGCGACGTGCCGTCGGTCGCCATCGTCGGCTACACCAACGCCGGTAAGTCCAGCCTGCTGAACGCGCTGACCGGCGCGGGCGTGCTGGTCGAGAACGCGCTGTTCGCGACGCTCGAACCCACCACGCGTCGTGGGCACTTCGACGACGGCCGGCCGTTCGTGCTCACCGACACCGTCGGCTTCGTGCGGCACCTGCCGACGCAGCTCGTCGAGGCGTTCCGGTCCACGCTCGAGGAGGTCGTCGACGCCGACCTGCTGATCCACGTGGTCGACGGGTCCGACGCCAATCCGCTCGCGCAGATCAACGCCGTGCGTCAGGTGGTCAACGACGTGGTGGCCGAATACGACGTCACCGCACCGCCGGAACTGGTGGTGGTCAACAAGACCGACGCCGCGTCCGGGTTGATGCTGGCCCAGTTGCGCCGAGCGCTGCCCGACGCGCTGTTCGTGTCCGCGCGGACCGGCGACGGCCTGTCCCGGTTGCGTCAACGGATGGGCGAGCTGGTCGAGGCCACCGACACCGGCGTGGACGTGACGATCCCGTACGACCGCGGCGACCTGGTGGCCCGCGTGCACGCCGACGGGCGCATCGACGCGTGCGAGCACCAGCCGGAGGGCACGCGGATCAAGGCCCGCGTCCCGGCGCCGCTGGCCGCGAGCCTGCGCGAGTTCGACACCTTCTAG
- a CDS encoding molybdopterin guanine dinucleotide-containing S/N-oxide reductase, with the protein MPRSASLTHWGAFTADVRDGDIAAVSPMAGDADPSPLLGNLPGSLRHRSRVTGPAVRRGWLESGPGPSTRRGADEFVAVSWDELTELLADELQRVVDEHGNEAIYGGSYGWASAGRFHHAQSQVHRFLKLLGGYTSSRHSYSLGATGVIMPRVVGTHDDLFKRSTDWNVIAEHTDLLVCFGGLGLKNTGINHGGTTAHPARDALRRFRRRGGRLVSISPLRDDAHGESDWLAPVPGTDVAIMLALAYVLATEGLADRDFLGRYCTGWERFEAYLLGVTDATPKTPRWAEDICGLPAEQLVALARRMAAGRTIVTVSWSLQRVRHGEQAPWMGLTLAAMLGQIGLPGGGFGHGYGSMNEPGLPPLRCRLPYLPQGVNPVSTFIPVAAVSDMLLHPGGTHHYDGRRLTYPDIRLVYWAGGNPFHHHQDIPRLRRALGRPDTVVVHEPYWTAMARHADVVVPSTTSFERDDYSGSRNDPLLVAMPALAAPHADARDDYATFAALAHRLGFGEQFTEGRTAAQWLRHLYDTWSRELDFAVPSFDEFWAAGSLRLPTEDGLTLLADFRADPVAHRLGTPSGRIEIFSADIDTFGYHDCVGHPAWFAPQEWLGGPRAQRFPLHLLANQPASRLHGQLDGGAVSQASKIQGREPIRMHPDDATARGIAAGDVVRVFNDRGACLAGVVLDDGVRPRVVQLSTGAWYDPEDPADPDAMCVHGNPNVLTADVGTSSLAQGCTGAHVLVEVERWGGALPPVRALEPPVVARR; encoded by the coding sequence GTGCCCCGATCCGCCAGCCTCACCCACTGGGGTGCGTTCACCGCCGACGTCCGCGATGGCGACATCGCCGCGGTCAGCCCCATGGCCGGCGACGCCGACCCGTCCCCGCTGCTCGGCAACCTGCCCGGCTCGCTGCGGCACCGGTCGCGTGTCACCGGACCCGCGGTGCGCCGCGGCTGGCTGGAGTCCGGACCCGGGCCCAGCACCCGGCGGGGCGCCGACGAGTTCGTCGCGGTGTCGTGGGACGAGCTGACCGAGCTGCTCGCCGACGAGCTGCAGCGTGTGGTCGACGAGCACGGCAACGAGGCCATCTACGGCGGCTCGTACGGCTGGGCCAGCGCCGGCCGTTTCCACCACGCGCAGAGCCAGGTGCACCGCTTCCTCAAGCTGCTCGGCGGCTACACGTCCTCGCGGCACTCCTACAGCCTCGGCGCGACCGGCGTCATCATGCCCCGCGTGGTCGGCACGCACGACGACCTGTTCAAGCGCTCGACGGACTGGAACGTCATCGCCGAGCACACCGACCTGCTGGTCTGCTTCGGCGGTCTGGGACTGAAGAACACCGGCATCAACCACGGCGGGACAACGGCGCACCCCGCCCGCGACGCCCTGCGGCGATTCCGCCGCCGCGGCGGACGGCTCGTCTCGATCTCCCCGCTGCGCGACGACGCCCACGGCGAGAGCGATTGGCTGGCGCCGGTTCCCGGCACCGACGTCGCGATCATGCTGGCGTTGGCGTACGTCCTGGCGACCGAGGGCCTGGCCGACCGCGACTTCCTGGGGCGCTACTGCACCGGGTGGGAACGCTTCGAGGCCTACCTGCTCGGCGTCACCGACGCGACGCCCAAGACGCCGCGGTGGGCCGAGGACATCTGCGGACTGCCCGCCGAGCAGCTCGTGGCCCTGGCCCGCCGGATGGCCGCCGGACGCACGATCGTGACGGTGAGCTGGTCGCTGCAGCGGGTGCGGCACGGCGAGCAGGCCCCGTGGATGGGGCTGACGCTGGCTGCGATGCTCGGCCAGATCGGGCTGCCGGGAGGCGGTTTCGGGCACGGGTACGGCTCGATGAACGAGCCCGGCCTGCCGCCGTTGCGCTGCCGGCTGCCGTACTTGCCGCAGGGCGTGAACCCGGTGTCGACGTTCATCCCCGTCGCCGCCGTGAGCGACATGTTGCTGCACCCCGGCGGCACGCACCACTACGACGGGCGGCGCCTCACCTATCCCGACATCCGGCTGGTCTACTGGGCGGGCGGCAACCCGTTCCACCATCACCAGGACATCCCGCGCCTGCGGCGCGCACTCGGGCGGCCGGACACCGTCGTCGTGCACGAGCCGTACTGGACGGCCATGGCACGGCACGCCGACGTCGTGGTGCCGTCGACGACGTCGTTCGAACGCGACGACTACTCGGGGTCGCGCAACGATCCGCTGCTGGTCGCGATGCCCGCGCTCGCCGCTCCGCACGCCGACGCCCGCGACGACTACGCGACCTTCGCCGCGCTGGCGCACCGCCTGGGCTTCGGGGAGCAGTTCACCGAGGGCCGCACCGCCGCGCAGTGGCTGCGGCACCTCTACGACACCTGGTCGCGCGAACTGGACTTCGCGGTGCCGTCGTTCGACGAGTTCTGGGCCGCCGGCTCGCTGCGGCTCCCCACCGAGGACGGGCTGACACTGCTGGCCGACTTCCGCGCCGACCCGGTGGCTCACCGGCTCGGCACGCCGAGCGGGCGCATCGAGATCTTCTCCGCCGACATCGACACGTTCGGCTACCACGACTGCGTCGGCCACCCGGCCTGGTTCGCACCGCAGGAGTGGCTTGGCGGCCCACGGGCGCAACGATTTCCGCTACACCTGCTGGCCAATCAGCCCGCGAGCCGGCTGCACGGTCAGCTCGACGGCGGCGCCGTCAGCCAGGCCTCGAAGATCCAGGGGCGCGAGCCGATCCGGATGCACCCCGACGACGCCACCGCGCGCGGCATCGCCGCGGGCGACGTGGTCCGGGTGTTCAACGACCGCGGCGCGTGTCTGGCCGGCGTGGTGCTCGACGACGGGGTGCGGCCGCGCGTGGTGCAGCTGTCGACCGGCGCCTGGTACGACCCCGAGGACCCGGCCGACCCGGACGCGATGTGCGTGCACGGCAACCCCAACGTCCTCACGGCCGACGTCGGCACGTCGTCGCTGGCGCAGGGGTGCACGGGCGCGCACGTGCTGGTGGAGGTCGAACGCTGGGGCGGCGCGCTGCCGCCCGTGCGGGCGCTCGAGCCACCGGTGGTCGCCCGCCGCTGA
- a CDS encoding acyl-CoA dehydrogenase family protein, translating into MSDVVKYDRTLFEPEHDMFRESYRSFLERHVAPFHEQWEKDKIVDRGVWLEAGKQGFLGMAVPEEYGGGGNPDFRYNVVITEETSASRHSGLGFSLQNDVIAPYLLRLGTEEQKQRWLPGFCSGELITAIAMTEPGTGSDLQGIKTRAVKQDDGSWILNGSKTFITNGVHADLVIVVAQTDPEKGALGFSLLVIERGMEGFERGRHLDKIGLDAQDTAELSFTDVRVPAENLLGDEGSGFVYLMQNLPQERISIAVMAAAGMEAVLEQTLQYTKERKAFGKPIGSFQNTRFTLAELATEATAVRVLVDEFIRLHLDEKLTAEQAAMAKWWATEAQVRLNDRCLQLHGGYGYMREYPVARAFLDARIQTIYGGTTEIMKEIIGRSMGV; encoded by the coding sequence ATGAGCGACGTCGTCAAGTACGACCGCACCCTGTTCGAGCCCGAGCACGACATGTTCCGCGAGTCCTACCGCTCCTTCCTGGAGCGCCACGTCGCGCCGTTCCACGAGCAGTGGGAGAAGGACAAGATCGTCGACCGCGGCGTCTGGCTGGAGGCCGGCAAGCAGGGCTTCCTCGGCATGGCCGTGCCCGAGGAGTACGGCGGCGGCGGCAACCCCGACTTCCGCTACAACGTGGTGATCACCGAGGAGACCTCGGCGAGCCGGCACAGCGGGCTGGGATTCTCGCTGCAGAACGACGTCATCGCGCCGTACCTGCTGCGGCTGGGCACCGAGGAGCAGAAGCAGCGCTGGCTGCCCGGGTTCTGCTCCGGCGAACTCATCACGGCCATCGCGATGACCGAGCCGGGCACCGGCAGCGACCTGCAGGGCATCAAGACGCGCGCGGTGAAGCAGGACGACGGCAGCTGGATCCTCAACGGTTCGAAGACGTTCATCACCAACGGCGTGCACGCCGACCTGGTCATCGTCGTGGCGCAGACCGACCCCGAGAAGGGCGCCCTGGGCTTCTCGCTGCTCGTCATCGAGCGCGGCATGGAGGGCTTCGAGCGGGGCAGGCACCTCGACAAGATCGGTCTGGACGCCCAGGACACCGCGGAGCTGTCCTTCACCGACGTGCGCGTGCCTGCCGAGAACCTGCTCGGCGACGAGGGCTCCGGCTTCGTCTACCTCATGCAGAACCTGCCCCAGGAGCGCATCAGCATCGCCGTCATGGCGGCCGCCGGCATGGAGGCCGTGCTGGAGCAGACGCTGCAGTACACCAAGGAGCGCAAGGCGTTCGGCAAGCCGATCGGCAGCTTCCAGAACACCCGGTTCACCCTCGCCGAGCTGGCCACCGAGGCCACCGCCGTGCGCGTGCTGGTCGACGAGTTCATCCGGCTGCACCTCGACGAGAAGCTCACGGCGGAGCAGGCCGCGATGGCGAAGTGGTGGGCCACCGAGGCGCAGGTGCGGCTCAACGACCGCTGCCTGCAGCTGCACGGCGGTTACGGCTACATGCGTGAATACCCGGTGGCCAGGGCGTTCCTCGACGCCCGCATCCAGACGATCTACGGCGGAACCACCGAGATCATGAAGGAGATCATCGGCCGCAGCATGGGCGTCTGA